The Pseudofrankia inefficax genome window below encodes:
- a CDS encoding serine/threonine-protein kinase, which yields MNGSSTEQVSPTGPGLSLQAHDPTTVGQYSVLRRLGAGGMGTVYLGRGPADSLVAIKVIRPDLALDQEFRRRFRREIEAARSVAPFCTAEVLDADPDAAAPYLVTEFIEGTRLDEAVEAAPLSPSTLTGLAIGVATALAAIHRAGLVHRDLKPSNVILSLSGPRVIDFGIAQVLDGGIAKPTAWGFGSTGWMAPEQINGQAIGPAADVFAWGLLVAYAASGCHPFGSDTDLGLARRIANAEPVLIGLPADLAEIVRAALAKDPANRPSARDLLLRLVEREPGGGAEPALRLLAPTRAQPRSGATPQSRRRLVAGLAALTLALVALTGIWWAVGRPGGGQPDPAAMATAPPVGASSTPSSATPSSSTPSAAQRPSASPTPRGFADGSLRFSVDGVECGVTGLGVGLLTGQSDGHFCLVTMTVRNTGAAPRQLDNGDQYAFDSLGERHTADYTARFYLPGGIIWATVNPGGSVHGTMAFDVPDGARLTRLELHTTTGTSGVSIPV from the coding sequence GTGAATGGCTCCAGCACAGAGCAGGTGAGCCCGACCGGCCCCGGCCTGTCACTTCAGGCCCACGATCCGACAACCGTCGGTCAGTACTCCGTGCTGCGCCGGCTCGGCGCGGGCGGCATGGGCACCGTCTATCTCGGCCGCGGGCCGGCTGACAGCCTGGTCGCGATCAAGGTGATCCGGCCCGATCTGGCCCTCGATCAGGAGTTCCGCCGCCGCTTCCGGCGGGAGATCGAGGCGGCTCGCAGTGTCGCGCCGTTCTGCACCGCGGAGGTCCTGGACGCCGACCCGGACGCGGCGGCGCCCTACCTGGTGACCGAGTTCATCGAGGGCACCCGGCTCGACGAGGCGGTCGAGGCCGCCCCCCTCAGCCCGTCGACGCTCACCGGGCTGGCCATCGGCGTCGCGACCGCGCTGGCCGCGATCCACCGCGCTGGCCTGGTGCATCGTGACCTCAAGCCCAGCAACGTCATCCTGTCGCTGTCGGGCCCCAGGGTCATCGACTTCGGCATCGCCCAGGTGCTCGACGGCGGGATCGCGAAGCCGACGGCCTGGGGATTCGGCTCCACAGGATGGATGGCACCCGAGCAGATCAACGGCCAGGCGATCGGGCCGGCCGCCGACGTGTTCGCCTGGGGCCTGCTCGTCGCCTACGCGGCCAGCGGCTGCCACCCGTTCGGGAGCGACACCGACCTGGGCCTCGCCCGCCGGATCGCCAACGCCGAACCGGTGCTGATCGGCCTGCCCGCGGACCTGGCTGAGATTGTCCGCGCCGCGCTCGCGAAGGACCCCGCGAACCGCCCCAGCGCCCGAGACCTCCTGCTGCGTCTCGTCGAACGCGAACCGGGCGGTGGCGCCGAACCGGCCCTGCGACTGTTGGCCCCCACCCGCGCGCAGCCACGATCCGGCGCGACGCCACAGTCGCGGCGACGGCTGGTCGCCGGGCTCGCCGCCCTCACGCTCGCGTTGGTCGCGCTGACCGGGATCTGGTGGGCCGTGGGCCGGCCTGGCGGTGGCCAGCCCGATCCTGCGGCCATGGCCACGGCGCCCCCGGTGGGCGCCTCCTCGACGCCCAGTTCGGCGACGCCGAGCTCGTCGACGCCGAGTGCCGCGCAGAGACCGAGCGCTTCACCGACGCCCCGCGGCTTCGCCGACGGGTCGTTGCGGTTCAGCGTCGACGGAGTCGAATGCGGCGTCACTGGCCTGGGTGTGGGCCTGCTGACGGGTCAGAGCGACGGTCACTTCTGCCTCGTCACGATGACGGTCCGCAACACCGGCGCCGCGCCGCGGCAGCTCGACAACGGCGACCAATACGCCTTCGACTCCCTCGGTGAACGACACACCGCCGACTACACGGCACGTTTCTACCTGCCCGGCGGGATCATCTGGGCGACCGTGAACCCCGGCGGGTCGGTCCACGGAACGATGGCCTTCGACGTCCCGGACGGAGCGCGGCTGACACGACTGGAGCTTCACACGACCACGGGCACCAGCGGAGTATCGATTCCCGTGTGA